The nucleotide sequence TCACCGGGCGTGCCGATGGCCTCCTCCACGCCCTCGCCCCAGTTGAAGTAGTGCTGCGTCTGGTTCACGGGACGGATGCCGGCGGCCGCCATCCGCTCGATCTGGGCGGGGGTCGGCAGGCCGCAGTGCTCGATGCGGTGCCGGGCATCCGCGTCCGGACGCTCCGCGAGCGCCGCCTCGATCGCCGACACGACCATCTCGATCGCGGTGGGCGACTGGGCGTGCGTCGCGGTCTGGAGTCCGGCCGCATGCGCCGTGCGGATGAGCTCGGCGTAGTCGGCCGGCTCGTGGTAGAGCTGGCCGGTGCGGCAGGGGTCGCCCACGTAGCCGTCCGGGAAGTACGCGGTCCAGCCGCCCAGGGTGCCGTCGGCGTAGAACTTGATGCCGGCGAAGCTGAGGTGCGCGTTGCCGAACTGCCCCACCAGCCCCATCTCCAGCGCCTCGTCGAGCAGGTGCGACAGCAGGTACATCGATACGCGCAGCTCCAGCCGCCCGGCCTCGGCGAGCCGCAGGTACATGTCGAACTCGCGCCGTGTGACCTGGCAGTCGCCGATGGAGGTGACGCCGCCGGCGAGGAAGCGCTGCGTCGCCGCATCGAGCTGGCGCAGGTGCTCCTCCGGCTCGTCCGCGAGGTGGAAGTTCGGACCGTGGTGGCCGATCTTCACCCCGTGGACGCCGGTGAGGATGTTGCAGGCCGCGTCGGACAGCTCCCCGGTGAGCTCGCCGTCGGCATCGCGGAAGAACTCGCCGCCGTCCGGATTCGGGGTGTCCCGGTCCACGCCGTTGATGTCGAGTGTGTAGGAGTTCACCACCCCGCCGTGGCCGGAGGCGTTCATGAGGTACACCTCGCGGTCGGCGGCCACCTCGTCGAGCTCGAAGCGGGTGGGGTGCCGCTTCTCGGCGAGGTTCCGCTGCTCGTAGCCGTAGCCGCGCACCGGGCGTCCGGCGGGGAGCTCGGCGGTCGCGGCCTTCAGCAGCGCCACGATCTCCGGGATGCTCCCCGCCTTCTCGGGGCCGCAATCCACCCAGGTCATCATCTGCCCGAACATCAGCGGATGCGCATGCGCGTCCACGAAGCCGGGGACGACGACCGCCTCCCCCAGGTCCACACGCTCCGGGGTGAGCCCGGCCCGTGCCGCCACGTCCTCGCACTCCGCCGCCGTGCCGAGGGCGACGATGCGCCCCCGGTCGGTCAGCATCGCGGTCGCCGTCGTGTCGGACGCGTCCGCCGTGTGGATCGCCCGGGCGGTGATCAGCGCGGGAGCGGCCTGGGCCGAGCGGTCGAAGGGGGTGAGCTTTCTCATGG is from Microbacterium sp. BLY and encodes:
- a CDS encoding amidohydrolase, coding for MRKLTPFDRSAQAAPALITARAIHTADASDTTATAMLTDRGRIVALGTAAECEDVAARAGLTPERVDLGEAVVVPGFVDAHAHPLMFGQMMTWVDCGPEKAGSIPEIVALLKAATAELPAGRPVRGYGYEQRNLAEKRHPTRFELDEVAADREVYLMNASGHGGVVNSYTLDINGVDRDTPNPDGGEFFRDADGELTGELSDAACNILTGVHGVKIGHHGPNFHLADEPEEHLRQLDAATQRFLAGGVTSIGDCQVTRREFDMYLRLAEAGRLELRVSMYLLSHLLDEALEMGLVGQFGNAHLSFAGIKFYADGTLGGWTAYFPDGYVGDPCRTGQLYHEPADYAELIRTAHAAGLQTATHAQSPTAIEMVVSAIEAALAERPDADARHRIEHCGLPTPAQIERMAAAGIRPVNQTQHYFNWGEGVEEAIGTPGERFNPLGEFERAGVPVTISSDAPVAEPIPLEAIQTAVTRVTRRGHRLGPDDLRISATAALRAHTIEGAVSIGREDDLGSLEPGKYADFAVLSDDPLAVPAEEIAAIEVRETWVDGVRRHAM